The DNA sequence GACCAATAATTTcctagagagctacagatctgcagagCTAATCAATACACAGTGGTGATATAGTGTAGACCAATAATTTcctagagagctacagatctgcagagCTAATCAATACACAGTGACGATATGGTGTAGGTAAACAGCTCACCATTCCCTGACTGATTGTCATCTTAATTATCAAGGCCTCGGCTGCCCCGGCACCATAGTACAGTCGCAACAGCTTCCGActctaaaaacaaaatgtggtaGTTTGTCAGCACATCCTAATTTTGCAAATTGACAATAGTCATGGGGTTATAaataactatttcaaaattttcatcacACATATGTAGACACACAAGTTTATGCACATGGGTAACTTCAAACGTACATGAACTGCTTTTTCTATTAACTGCAATTATTGCCTTTATATCTACTGTGACCCTTCTTATTACTAGTACATCCATTCTCATCATTCTTGTGTATTAAAGTTATCAAGGTAAATATTCTTCTATCAATAAAGATAAGAGTTTGACACAAACATATAAACTGAGACACAAGAATGGGTTCCAGTTTATAAACTGAGACATACACTGTAAGAATGGGTTCCAGTTTATAAACTGAGACATACACTGTAAGAATGGGTTCCAGTTTATAAACTGAGACATACACTGTAAGAATGGGTTCCAGTTTATAAACTGAGACATACATTGTAAGAATGGGATCCAGTTTGGTCATAAGCATTAATTTTTAATAACTAGGTAAAACATATCATATGGTATTTCATATCTTGTCATTCAAACAACTTTAGATACAATGACTCATGGTCAGTCTATTCtaaaatacacatacaatgATATGGGCATCTGCAtataaatgcatatacatgtacatataattatatcacAGGTGCTTGATGTTATAATAAAACTTAACAGCCTTTCTGTAAACAAACCTATACACAGTTATTAATAATTTATTCACAGAAAGACAGATCAGTTTTACtataattcaaaatgtcaaGTCCCTGTGAATTATGTTAAAAGTCATTTTTTTAACACCTATACTTGTGCAAAACCCTTCTTCTAGTGACACCACGAAAATTTGCTCGAAGTGAAAAAGTGCAACTCGAAATAAAATGTCTACACACTGGGAGAAAGTCTAATGTGAACATGATTTATTGCATCAGAATACAAATGGCGTGGAACAAGATCTTGTAAGTTATGATTTCCTCCCTCATTGATTTCATTAATTAATACTACatgttaataaattataaagagaaTATTGTCTAGACAACAGACTACATACAGAATATTGTCTAAACAACAGATAACAAAGAGAATATTGTCTAGACAACAGGTTACATACAGAATATTGTCTAGACAACagattacaaagaaaatattgtctAGACAACAGATTATGTAGAGAATATTGTCTAgacaacaaagaaaatattgtctAGACAACAGATTACGTAGAGAATATTGTCTAGACAACAGATTACATAAAGAATATTATCTAGACAACAGATTACATACAGAATATTGTCTAGACAACatattacaaagaaaatattgtctAGACAACAGATTATGTAGAGAATATTGTctagaaaacaaagaaaatattgtctAGACAACAGATTACGTAGAGAATATTGTCTAGACAACAGATAACATACAGAATATTGTCTAGACAACAGATTACATACAGAATATTGTCTAGGTATCAGATTACGTAGAGAATATTGTCTAGACAACAGATTACAAAGAGAATATTGTCTAGACAACAGATTACAAAGAGAATATTGTCTATATAACAGATTACATACAGAATATTGTCTAGACAACAGATTACATACAGAATATTATCTAGACAACAGATTACATACAGAATATTGTCTAGACAACATATTACAAAGAGAATATTGTTTAGACAACAGATAACATACAGAATATTGTCTAGACAACAGATCACATACAGAATATTGTCTAGACATCAGATTACGTAGAGAATATTGTCTAGACAACAGATTACAAAGAGAATATTGTCTAGACAACAGATTACAAAGAGAATATTGTCTATATAACAGATTACATACAGAATATTGTCTAGACAACAGATAACATACAGAATATTGTCTAGACAACAGATTACGTACAGAATATTGTCTAGACAACAGGTTACATACAGAATATTGTCTAGACAACATATTACATACAGAATATTGTCTAGACAACATATTACAGAGAGAATATTGTCTAGACAACATATTACTTACAGAATATTGTCTAGACAACATATTACGTACAGAATATTGTCTAGACAACAGATTACGTACAGAATATTGTCTAGACAACAGATTACATACAGAATATTGTCTAGACAACAGATTACATACAGAATATTGTCTAGATTACAACTATGACATGGACACACTGCCAACAGAATGTTgaactagtacatgtatctacctttTTGTTGTAGCAGCGTATGAGTCGATCGTAGGATGCACTAAATAGCTGGTCGCCATGGGTACAAACACACGAGACAATCCCAGCAGCTTCTGTATAAGTCCAGAGAAGCTCTCCTGTCTGTGATCAATttaagatgttatttaaatcaCGTCATAGTATTCTACTGATAATCATTTACAGAATGCTCAACAGGATTTTACGATAATTTTCACAGGAGCAGTCTTTAATACCGGGATTAAAATACCGACATATTTTcctctatataaaaaaaagaatataaaatcatCTTACTGATATGCTGTGTTCCATCACAGTTTTGTCCCCTGATCCACTAAACACCAGATGATCATCAACCTTAAACAGAGATTTCACATATCTTCTATAACAGACTTTTCTATCGTTAGTTACATAGAACTTATCATCAATGCTGGCGTTCTGAGAAACACACATACTATACAGATCCATCTTGATACATACATTTACTGAATATTGTCTATGCATGACTGACCAGTTAGTCCTAGCTCTCTGgggtcacccccccccccacccccccccccccgggccgCTATAAGTTACAACTACCAGCCAGGCACTCTAAGAGGCTGTATACAAGCCCTCTCAGCACAACAAGCCCAACCAGTTTCAATGATGGTCCTTCTCAAACCatgaattatcattttttgTAGGTTTATGCACAATTACCAAAGAGATTTAATACAGTTAATTCTCGAATTATAGCCACTCAATTCAttgccattttcgttataacacCGCATTTTTCTAAGAAGGTTTTTCCTATTCATTAAAATTCTCATTAAAACGCCAAATTTGCTATTGCCATGCCATTTGCTACGGTGTTTTTATAACAAAAGTCTTTTTCAAAGTGTTAATGATCTCGATAAATTGCCATGAGTGTGCGTGATCAGTGATGTGGAAATTTTGGTCAATATCAATCACCGGAGTACGCCTGGCAGAAGGATCCCAGTATTAGATAAACAAGATAATCACTTCACATGAACTGTTGTCTTGTTGTTTTTacattaaagaaaaatatttcagtttagcTATGGCTTCCCCACGACAGAGATTTCTGTTGACTTTCAAAGAAAATAAGCAAATTATTACATACCACGGAAACCATCCGAAATGTACACAACAAAAAATCACTaattattttactgttttatgggaaaagtcCATAAAAAGGAGGACAATAGGTGATATTTTGGCTGCAAAGGGTGAAATACTCATTGGTGTTCATCCAGTTAATGACAGCTCGCCTGCCAGGGAACAGCCATGTGGTGCACTAATATACCGACACTGGACAAGGTTTTAAATAACTTGAAACATACTGTGTATATGTGtcttgtttgtgtattgttttgaaatgaagctTTATTATTAATAGAACTATTTTAATCAAGTTggaaaatttggggggaaaaatTACAAGATATTTTTACATTAAGTTTGTATgtaaaggaaagataactcttacatatacaaGAATAGCAAGTCTTTTACCCCAAGGAAATTCAATTCATTGTCAAATTCGCTATAACGccataaattcaaaagaacaaaaGATGGCAGTTTATCAAGAGTTGACTGTAgttactgtaacagttttagaTACTTGCTGCACAGTTGGCGTTAACTGTTTGTTATGCTATTCATGACCACTAAATGTCATGTATTGATCAGTATTTGACATTTATAAAGACCTGTACAATCCATGACTGTGAGTGGGATCTATagtgtaacaagacctttcacTTCTCACTTTCACGATTATGAAGTATCTGTCAGCAGGATCTACATTTTCTCAGTTTCACGATTATACAGTACCTGCAGAGAGAATGGAGTTCTGGTGTGTCCCTCCAACATCCTGATCAGTAAGCCTGTGTTGCTGTCATACACATAAATGATGGCATCAAATGAGGCCACCAGAATGACTCTTCTAACACCCTCTGTGGCCGAACAAATCCGACTTATTGACCGGTCTGCACAGTGAAATGTGTCTAATACTTTGTcattctacaaaaaaaaaaaaattcacatgcGGTCAAGAAATGGCTTGAATTGTCTGAAGACAGTCATGTTCTTATGACCCCTTTGGTATCCATGATTGTGAATAAAGGAAAGTGCAGTTGAACTTTCGCATCTCGAACAtcgatatcttgaataccatTGAAAGTCCcaactacatgtactagtacattttctttaaacttttaaaactcAATACTGTGAACCCTCATATAACTCAAAAGTTTTCATTTGCCCCAAGTTCAAAATAACAAGATTTAATTGTATTACTGAAATCAATGTACAACTCCACAGTTTAATCAGTCTTTTCACTATCAAATTTGATCTATACTGTCCactgtttaaaaaacaagaggcccacaggccttatcagtcacctgaatactagtgaaaaagtatcactacttccatgggctatgaaatctagaaaaaaattcctgttctgaatatctaagctaaattctaatgttcagcaacagtataaaacaagatgtgttcttaaaacttcacagtcctcaaaagtgcatacactgatgaaaggctttaaataataggtgtattaacattaaaatatcaaaagatatgactaatttggactcatcctaaagtcataaccctgggttgtgaaattcaccattttttgtacatccttttctgcttttcctaagtatgcatttagattttatacagtatcagcaaacttacacataatactatatactaagtttggcaccaccctggggtcaaaacccttactctggggaaaatcaaatttacaattttagtaaaagactacctgctctatccatttagtttcaatttagtatcaaaagcactaaagaaaatgttatttaagtgttttacacataaacactatataacaagtttggccccgccctggggtcagaaatcatacccctgggatcatgaaatttacaattttggtagaggccttcctgctctacatcactatgcatttagtttttcttacaggtgtgtggttcttgagaagaagatttttttaaattggtcatttttgggcagtttttgccttgcccctaaggtcccaggggtgcaggaatcctgaaatttacaatttatgttccccttgttccaaatatgtttcataccaaatttgaaaagaattggaatgatagttatcaagaagaagttaaaaatgtctattgttcacacatttaataactgaccattttggtcccaccctgataccaaaacccttacccctggaataatcaaatttacaattttggtaaaggactacctgttctttctaaatatctatttactttcaatttagtatcaatagcattaaagaagatgtaatttaagtgttttagatataaacactatataacaagtttggccccgccctggggtcagaatccctacccagggtatcatgaaatttacaattttggtataggccttcctgctctacatcactatgcatttagtttttcttatatgtgtgtggttcttgagaagaagatttttgaaaattggtcaatttggggcagtttttgccccacccctagggccccaggggtgctgaagtcctgaaatttacaatttatgtccctcttaTCCCaatgatgtttcataccaaatttgaaaattggactggtagttattaaaaagaagttagaaatgttcaattgttaacgcatgactCACGACTGACGATGGatgaaaaccaattgcaataggtcacctgagtttactcaggtgacctaataaataTAACTCCTAGCCCTGACCTTCAATGACATAACAACAACTGTCCCGCAGTCTGTGCCCATATATAGATGTCCCCAGCTCTCACAAAAACACTGAGGCTTGCCTTCAGTTGCCTCCACTTTCAGTGGCTTCTTTGTCtgcaagaaaacaaaacaacaaaaataaaacggCTCCAAAATATGACACAAGACAGTACAAAAGGTCGTGGAGTGTTATTTGGTTGACAGAGTGCAGTCATACCTCGCAGCAGTACGAAAGGAGCATCATCTCAGAGGTTCCCACATAAagtctctttttttcttttgatacgAGTATACATAAAACATTGTAACTCATTGTGTTGAATTCAAAATTCAACTCTCCAGTCTGAAACAAAGAATTAAAGTTTTACTGATCACTGACGACCActaatttaaaactgaaatctAAAGCATTAATCCTAGATAGCTTCCTAACTCAACATTCTGTTGAAGTTATCCACAAGCAAGTCCTTGTTaagttacagtaaaacacacttataatgaaaaCACTTAAAATGAATTCGCGCTTATTGTGAAGAAATATATATTCCCCTATGAgagaaaaacaatgaaattttcattGGATATAATTTAGTTTGGTTATAAAGAACCGTTTTTCACTGCCCCTGGAGGTTCACTTtcactgtgttttactgtatgaatgaagtttggttataatgaactgtttttcactggccttggaggttcactataaccatgtcttactgtatataataatatgtttttcactggccctgGATATTCAATACAACTGTGTTTTGCTGTATTGATATTTTGGATGTGACTATTTATGATGCTAATTCAAAATCCTGCTGCATTAGGGGGGAAAATcctgatattacatgtatgagcctactatattacattacatgtatgagcctactacattacatgtatgagCCTACTatattacattacatgtatgagCCTACTatattacattacatgtatgagcctactatattacatgtatgagcctactatattacatgtatgagcctacttattacatgtatgagcctactatattacatgtatgagaCTACCAGCATACTAAAAAAAAGTTCAATTCTACtgtaaaaattattataaattcATCAGAATGAAATAGCACACCCATACCAGCAAGTTGAACCTCTTGATGATTTTTCCTTGATAGGAGACATAGAGGAAGTTTTCAAAGACATCCAAGCCCGAGATGATCTCCTTTGGCCCCTGGAATTGAACAGGTTCCCTGTGGAGGGACTGACAGGAGTCTTCTGGGATTTGTAGGGCAGACAGCCCAAGCGTGGACTTCATGTTTTCCACTGCCTTCCTAAAGTTTTCCATTACTTTTTTGTCTAAGGACAACCTTCAGAAATAgggtatatttataatatacaaGTCAAGTTTTACTGAATGtatcttttgaaatttacattgtatccttttttataaatatggaaatacatgtagtatgaggTAAAATATGCATTTGTTTATGTCCTTTGTGTTAATGTATTTCAATGCACACAAGTGTACTTTATAAAATGCTGATGCCATGATCATAACACTGTCAAATATTCTGATCTTTGTAGTTTAGCTGCGTGATATTCTGACCTCTCCCTCGCCTCCACTGCGAGCTGCCGATTGTCATCGGACTTGGAGACTAACTGCATGATATTCTCACCTCTTCCTCGCCTCCACTGCGAGCTGCCGATTGTCCTCAGACTTAGAGACTAATTACATGATATTCTCACCTCTCCTCCAATGCGAGCTGCCGATTGTCCTCGGACTTAGAGACTAACTATGTGATATTCTCACCTCTCCTTCGCCTCCACTGCGAGCTGCCGATTGTCCTCCGACTCCGTCTCTAACTGTACATCCTCCAGTAGACTCCTCTGCTGCTCCCCCGCTGTTCCTTCCTGTTTGATAAGTATCACTTGTTCTGTGTCCTCTGACCCTGTCTCTACAAGTCCTGCCTCCTCAGAGTCCAGACCCTCGGCCTTCAGGGCAGCTGGGATATTACTCAAGGACTGATATTAAAGAGAAGTATTATCATCCTTCATATAATATAAGTCATGTGACAGCATATCTGAATTTATATCaacttcaaaacaaaatatgtttgtgaaacactatgccCACAGTGGCAACAaagaaatgaaaggtcttgtcataaggaaacTCTTTACAATATATCATAGCCCTACCATAAAATATTACGGAGATATTGCCTAGCTTAACCTTTCTTAAAtctccaaggtcacaaggtcaacaaaaGTACCAAACGGTACATCATACACCAATCAGACAgtaatgacaaaatttcagtgcaatatttgtatccataatgagaaagagtccaggaaactatttgacctacttttagccctaaagtaggtcaagtgcaccaattaagctgaaatgcaaactgaatctgtatttctctgagaggaaggTTGTGACTACATTTCTGGGCAATACGTGTATCCGTAacgaaaaaaatctggaaaactgtttgacctacttttaaccctaaagtaggtcacagtgcaccaatccaactgaaatgcaaactaaatTTGTATTCCTccctccaagaggaagcttgagactatatctttatttgtaatgaaaaatgacctacttttagccttaaagcaggtcatggtgcaccaatccagctaaaTGCAAACTCTCTTAcgcttcttgagggagaaattgtgaccattTCAACAATGTACAGGCATCTGTTagggaaaaaagtccggaaaacatgaccttgGGTGGACAGCCAGCCCAACGCAGAGACAATCCCATAACATAATACTCCCCCTCTGACAACGGACATacaaaaattttggtactaaaagaaagttcttgtcacacggatccaatgcacatatgaaatatgaaagccctatcactcacttttcaaaagttatgagcaaggttaaagttttggacAAACTAGCAGAATGACAGAcaagataaaaacaatattcccCAGGTCTTCAATCTTGGAGCATAATCAGAAAGATATACACACTAAAAATGCATGCACATAAGCCTACTTTCTCACTACCTAATACTATGTCAGTCATCATGTCCTACTGAAACATAATGCATACTGCATAATTGGTGAATTCCACTTGATCTTCAACCTTTAAACCTTGACCTAACTGGAAGTGGCAAACTGCATAATGGCTTTATCAGTGAAgtaaacatgaaaggtgaagataaaaaacagtgatcaatctcataactcctataaacaatacaaaatagagagttggggaaacactGACCCCAAGTTTCCTTCTCATTCTGAAACCATGTTGTGACCAAGGCCCTGTTTACAGACAGAAAAGCAAACCAAAAATAATGTACCCTTAGATCTTCGATCTTTCAATATATCCAATTCAAAGTAATTAGGagaatattttctttctaaCACCTTACCTATTATTTTCTgaacaatttaaaatatctaaaaatttCTTTTGTAAGTCTATTGTACAAATAAAGTATGTTCAATATTCTGAAATCATAATCACAAACTCGAATTCAAAAACATGCCCTACACCACAAAAATATAACATGCATAATCtaacaaaaatacattaaaacaaacaaatcagcCTACAAAGCACATCTAAGACTGAATCCGATCACCAACCTTAAAAACTAGCTGTTGTTTAATGTCTGTCAGCTTGGGAACACTTTCCCCATCAGCTGAATTCCCTCCATCAGAGCTGGAGTCCAGAACATAGCCCTCCTTCTGTTTCCTCAATGAAATTCTGTCCCTCTCTTTCTTGGTCCGCAACTTCTTTCTGAATGGCGACAAACTCCTGCTCTCTTCTGCCACTGGAGCTGTTCGTTCCTCCTCCCTCCCGTGACGAATTTGTTGGCTTGCGGCCAATAGTGGACTGGAGTCCAGATTGAGGTTTTGGATTCCAGTGGAGCAGGATGTTACCATCCTGACAGGGGTGCAGCTGTCACTCAGCAGAGCTGGGTTTTCCTGTATAGTTCTATCACTCTGCTCACTGTCAGAGTCAGTATTTATCACAGTCACCTCACCTTGTTTTGACCCTTTCTTATTGAGATTCGCATACTGACGGATTTGTTCCCCTAGTGAGCAGTTGCTGTTAACACTTTCGTAATTAGAATCACTAGCATGTCCACTCCTGAGTCCTCTAATACGACGTGTCCCACTCTTGTTGTCCTTCTCCTTGCTGTCAGTATTTTGGGAAGCAGCGActgaagtttcacaactgtctGTCCTTCCCCCTTTAATGAGGGACTGGATGTGTTGGTAGGCATCAGAGTCTTTGTCCAGCACCATATAGGAGGGACCTTGATCTTGACCACTACCCTGACGATTGCCCAGCTGATTGAGGAATTCCTTACTGTCCACTCCTAGAGTCCCCACATATTGCATGTTGAACTTCTTTCCTTCATTTGCACTGTCATCACTCTCCCCTTTATTCTGACTCTCCTCAGACCTGAGAGAATCCTGCCTCTGTCGTCTCATGACATTCGCTAGAGGCTCGTCATCAGAGTCTATGGCCTCATTAAGATTAGAGGTTTTAATTAAGGAGTTCAGAGTAATGAATCCTGCATCCTTAAGGTCTGCACTGTGGGTTATACTCAAGCTGTTCCTGACATCAGAGCTCTCGGATCTCCTGTTGACAGGATTTGTGGTGGACTTCACAGGTTTAGGAGGAAGAGACTGAGTATCACTGCTGATTTTTGTTCCCTTGTTCAAGCCGTCTCCTGCTTTTGTTCTGGTGTCTTCCATAACCGACGATTTAAAACTGGCTGGCATTGTCGTGCCTCCTAAAGATCCATGTGTCACAGGATTATCTTCTTCTGGTTTCTTTTTAATAGAAGCAAAATCCCTAGGTAATCTGTTATCTGATTTATTCTCTGTCTCCATGGAAATAGCTTCCTTTTGAAGATTCGAAGACAAATTTCTCAACTGAGCAAGAATGGAATCAGAAGCATTGGTGTTAGGGTTAGCATGAACTGAGGAGTTAGCAGTGCCGAACGAAGAAGAAGCACAACCTTGTCTATCGCGTTCCGGCTCTAGACGCTGGTTACGATTCAAAACATTCAACAAAGTACTAGTGTGAGGGTCATTGTACGACGATACCTGAGGCTCAGAATTGTGTGAAGTTTGACTCAGAGTCACAGCCTTCCCACGATCCTCCCGCGCTGGGGCCCCGATCTGGTCTTCAAATTCTGACAGCTGGGGTGTGGACTGGCCTGATCTCTGTTGAAACTTGGCTTCTACAAAGTCATATTTGGCAGAGAGTACAGGTAAACAGAACAGGATACTGACTGTTATAAATCACAAAGGATTTTTAAtttgctcaatatttttttttgagaaGAGACGGGagtgatttaaaaattgatcttACCATGGAGTATTCTTAGCCTGCGTCCTCTCCACTTCTCATCTTCACTTTGTAACTGTGAAATACACTGAACTGTTACCCTCCACTccaagaatacatgtatttagagcaGACATGTAGTTTCCTGAGTAGGCTTTCTTTTTGCATAAAgcattcaatacatgtacatacattcaTGACAGAAACAAAATATTGCATGCTTagaataacaatttcataagCCTATACTGTAATTACCTATACGCAATTAATCAAAGTAAAATGTGTATAATTTTAGATTTATTGTTGACAGCTGATCTGAATACTAGAACTACATGtcattaaattcaaataaaattatacCTGATGTTTGAAATAGTTCTATATATTATCgtaaaattcattttcttttaacaGTGAAGCCACATCACAATTATTTAACAAACCCGCAGTTTTCTTTCATTGTATCTGTTGAGTTGTATCGTGGCTTCATCTATCACATTTCGAAAGTATTGTATAAATTGGTCTACTTCCGTAATTTCTTTCCGCAAGGCTTCTTCCTTAACACTGATGTCATACACTGTGTCAAACAAACTCTCTGTGGATCGGCCACTTTCTAGAGATGACATGGAACCTATAAAACAGGGACAACCATAGCATTCCAAAAATATCTTCCTCTGTCCGAAAtgatacactatatatacatacatgtacttataacaTTTATGGTTCAAGAAAACTTAAAAAGCACATCATTAATCAGTTTTTAGCCAAGAGAAAATTTCATTACACAAGAGTTTACAACACACTGTACCTGATAAAGTAGGAAGAGGTACATCCCCTTGTGTTGATGTCTTCTGAGGAAGTTGGTTTGAGAACTGGGGCATTCTGGGTAATGGAACAGCACTTGATGTAGACAATGTTTTTTCATTCTCTCCCAGACATGTGGTTGATGTTACAAGACCTGTTGTAATGTCTGGACTTGTGGAAGATATTTGGGCTGGTTTATCATATTCTGTATCCATGGGTTCACTTTTGACAATGACGGAGGTATGAGAGGAATGCTCACTCGGTTTCTGTGGTTGTGTGGTATCTGAGTCTTTCCTCCTCTTCTCTGTTATTCTCTTTTTGTCTGACTCTGTAGACATGGTTCTGGACCTTTCTTTTGAGCTACCCTTTAGGGTTTTGTCTGACTCCTGGTATTGATTTAGTGAGTCAGACTGAGATGCAATGCTATTCTTTCTCGAGTCtgattttttatcaattttctttGCTTTATCTGAAGACGACATCAATGCCATTTCTAGATCGTTAAGATCTGGTGTGGCATCTGCCTCCATAAGCTGAgcaatttgaatctgcacttctGGTGATAGTTCCTCTAATCTGAGTTCCTCAATTTTGCCATCTAAATCGTTATCATAACTCCCTGAGAGCTCAAGATTATAACGAGGCAGGGACAATTTCTTCTGTGATTGGGCATAGGATCTTAACATTCCTGCCAGTTGCTGTCTCTCTTTCCTTGACCTTGGAGAATTCACCATTTTTAACAAAGAGTCAGTGGTCAGTTTTTCTTTGGCAGACGATTTATTAACAGTGCCTTCTTTCCCTTTTCTTGTTTCACAGCTGTCAGGTTTTGTATCTTTCTTGCTGGGCTCCCTTACAGATGTTTCCTGGAGTCCTGTTTTGGATTTATTTGTTGATGTTTCTGATTTCTTGGCACTGCTCTTTGAGTCTTCCTTTCTGGAGTTTCTTTCCTTTCCTGAGGAACTCTGTAGCTTCTGTATCTCATTCACACTTTGCACACTTTTCTCAATATTCTGTCTTATTTTCTCGATTTCTTTGTTAGACTGACTTAACTTGGAAATACTGTTTTTCTCACTTCCAGTTCTGTTTTTGGCACTCGAGTCTACAGATTGTGTGGTT is a window from the Ostrea edulis chromosome 5, xbOstEdul1.1, whole genome shotgun sequence genome containing:
- the LOC125650472 gene encoding zinc finger protein 106-like isoform X1 codes for the protein MDSIVLGNVSMDLDSSHEERAEHQCDFCHVSYTTDTELRDHQWSLMHHIKMEKQKKGSVHNCTLCFMTCANIIEYGKHLNEEKHKRAIEDYRRQKEEEDLLMGNGGILMAKIKEKEEMEKTKQQNKKKSNHGKGKVNGDNNLSDPDSSNKKKAIGKRRSDRLNQRMWGSGMGHQRSSSLPGRNADQRSRNFQWERQSHNDDLQVDSMTNNFQNPTWGTRNGHYGQMHQNHWDVNMGFQQGFNQFPDQNYQQSFYDNGQYYMYDNYERNGQGMYARGMRGNMFPDMNEAYYNDPNIPHELENSSGVPEKYIQWVEPSHGFQDNYSPRGRRTNRWSKNNTPRNSLRTDNFRGKSNQNADRKPSHSHGNQNNDGSGKDFKEIAKPKDKTEHSHTDIKLQVTDEVLQSTNCRLSPKSDRSTGSLRESRNRSESYEKGGTKRRRYNSPSHSTEQRRRQDKESKNTHIRFADDEDVSEKPVRFVDEADSTTSSADKEDLSSSSSGRNGGRLKEKKKGILKKKKKNGVKGSPPGSPKRSSKKGEKGGEGVLEKAEKLCKELREKREKAKLERERKMKAEQKEKLENINQELKTLSDKSKEYVKGHISAEETTQSVDSSAKNRTGSEKNSISKLSQSNKEIEKIRQNIEKSVQSVNEIQKLQSSSGKERNSRKEDSKSSAKKSETSTNKSKTGLQETSVREPSKKDTKPDSCETRKGKEGTVNKSSAKEKLTTDSLLKMVNSPRSRKERQQLAGMLRSYAQSQKKLSLPRYNLELSGSYDNDLDGKIEELRLEELSPEVQIQIAQLMEADATPDLNDLEMALMSSSDKAKKIDKKSDSRKNSIASQSDSLNQYQESDKTLKGSSKERSRTMSTESDKKRITEKRRKDSDTTQPQKPSEHSSHTSVIVKSEPMDTEYDKPAQISSTSPDITTGLVTSTTCLGENEKTLSTSSAVPLPRMPQFSNQLPQKTSTQGDVPLPTLSGSMSSLESGRSTESLFDTVYDISVKEEALRKEITEVDQFIQYFRNVIDEATIQLNRYNERKLRLQSEDEKWRGRRLRILHEAKFQQRSGQSTPQLSEFEDQIGAPAREDRGKAVTLSQTSHNSEPQVSSYNDPHTSTLLNVLNRNQRLEPERDRQGCASSSFGTANSSVHANPNTNASDSILAQLRNLSSNLQKEAISMETENKSDNRLPRDFASIKKKPEEDNPVTHGSLGGTTMPASFKSSVMEDTRTKAGDGLNKGTKISSDTQSLPPKPVKSTTNPVNRRSESSDVRNSLSITHSADLKDAGFITLNSLIKTSNLNEAIDSDDEPLANVMRRQRQDSLRSEESQNKGESDDSANEGKKFNMQYVGTLGVDSKEFLNQLGNRQGSGQDQGPSYMVLDKDSDAYQHIQSLIKGGRTDSCETSVAASQNTDSKEKDNKSGTRRIRGLRSGHASDSNYESVNSNCSLGEQIRQYANLNKKGSKQGEVTVINTDSDSEQSDRTIQENPALLSDSCTPVRMVTSCSTGIQNLNLDSSPLLAASQQIRHGREEERTAPVAEESRSLSPFRKKLRTKKERDRISLRKQKEGYVLDSSSDGGNSADGESVPKLTDIKQQLVFKSLSNIPAALKAEGLDSEEAGLVETGSEDTEQVILIKQEGTAGEQQRSLLEDVQLETESEDNRQLAVEAKERLSLDKKVMENFRKAVENMKSTLGLSALQIPEDSCQSLHREPVQFQGPKEIISGLDVFENFLYVSYQGKIIKRFNLLTGELNFEFNTMSYNVLCILVSKEKKRLYVGTSEMMLLSYCCETKKPLKVEATEGKPQCFCESWGHLYMGTDCGTVVVMSLKNDKVLDTFHCADRSISRICSATEGVRRVILVASFDAIIYVYDSNTGLLIRMLEGHTRTPFSLQVDDHLVFSGSGDKTVMEHSISTGELLWTYTEAAGIVSCVCTHGDQLFSASYDRLIRCYNKKSRKLLRLYYGAGAAEALIIKMTISQGMLITGNRTGLVEAVPISEQNHTCQCSECDFVFASRTHLVYHVVHDHVISKVRPSKKTPCPWKNCKEKFQSTSPKEVIEEHIIVHAYS